From the Cryptomeria japonica chromosome 2, Sugi_1.0, whole genome shotgun sequence genome, one window contains:
- the LOC131064855 gene encoding disease resistance protein RPV1 isoform X5 has product MFPAAASSPANPSFPFTHLKIHDVYLSFCDPDIICQRFATRLCSALVEAGIFTRLQRKFTDDGPSYQRIRESRICIPILSPKFIQSQSFLNEVCFMVNSRVKIFPLFYHVLPSDVRHPERIPSAQDFVQHRNSEIIGALENVPDICGWSQNQYSSDSNLIEDVVTVVVKFLESAKVHLDTPKCFGLDWRVEHVRRLLNVADHQKKIVKVGIHGMGGMGKTTLAKVVCKQVFCSQFEVHCFVLGVGERCQLENGLVKLQNRMLKDVSQVRVEVDHIDRGKYLLQECLRGKRVLLLLDDIQSVEQLEALGGYFTDFGAGSRLLITSQNQQILRVANVDEMYEVRSLPQEHAMELFKFHAFPNSSCTDPELLTLSINIVNACDGHPLALHLLGKTLVGEDDRDVWKDMADKLRDEPCMQKKLRASYDTLDPNEKEMFLDVACLFTGQDKDIAMIFWAELNRSVHASLRHLLQKSLVNLGSSNDLLMHRCLQDLGTTVANEISTDPHKRTRLFDEDDVHHMLRRHWEKAKKVRYLRYEPKERKTVKADMFMPLYNLRLLWLANVEIKGHFPQARYFDELRWLRLTRCSLTWLPPGLNLNKLVILEVTDSQITHLWDEKTEEYSNIWPEKLNVLILRECGSLETLPATIIYTQLQILDLHNCHSLKSLPNNLGSFHSLVSLNMKGCDTVSCLPEDFGMLSSLQELDLSWCKNLRNLPASFGNLTRLEKLEIHHNSNLRELPVTIGRLESLAYLDAGYCQLCENGLPAGLFELSSLRIIHFEHNRFRSLPGSFQNLSGLWELHLDGCSELSELRAVPPSLEMLYARDCMQLQSLCCLSGLKSLCRLDVSRSCHLRALPGLESLQGLTTLKLVGCKNISSATLGSCLAGLKSLESIFIAGPGVTSKQLLSFYETIKDAVTVSDIPPTVTIAATSTSEALSGDQIS; this is encoded by the exons ATGTTCCCTGCTGCCGCTTCTTCCCCCGCCAATCCCTCTTTTCCATTCACTCATCTCAAAATACATGACGTTTACTTAAGCTTTTGTGACCCTGACATCATCTGCCAAAGGTTTGCTACCAGACTGTGCTCTGCTCTTGTTGAAGCAGGCATTTTCACCCGGTTACAAAGAAAATTTACAGATGACGGCCCTTCTTATCAACGCATCCGAGAAAGTAGGATCTGCATTCCCATTTTGTCCCCAAAATTTATCCAGTCACAGTCGTTTTTGAATGAAGTGTGTTTTATGGTTAATTCCAGGGTCAAAATTTTTCCTCTGTTTTATCATGTTTTGCCTTCAGACGTTCGCCACCCGGAGAGAATTCCATCTGCACAAGATTTCGTGCAACATCGAAACAGCGAGATAATCGGAGCATTAGAGAATGTTCCCGATATCTGTGGATGGTCTCAGAATCAATATTCTTC GGACAGCAATTTGATTGAAGATGTAGTGACGGTGGTGGTGAAATTCTTAGAGTCAGCTAAGGTTCATTTGGATACTCCGAAATGCTTTGGTTTAGACTGGCGCGTGGAGCATGTCAGGAGATTACTGAACGTAGCAGATCATCAGAAGAAGATTGTGAAAGTGGGTATACATGGCATGGGAGGGATGGGTAAAACCACCCTGGCAAAGGTTGTTTGCAAACAAGTCTTCTGCAGTCAGTTTGAAGTGCATTGTTTTGTTCTGGGTGTTGGAGAAAGATGTCAACTGGAAAACGGGCTCGTCAAGCTGCAAAACCGTATGCTCAAAGATGTTTCCCAAGTCAGAGTCGAAGTAGATCATATTGATCGAGGTAAATATCTGCTACAAGAGTGTCTCAGGGGTAAGAGAGTTCTCCTCCTCCTTGATGACATTCAAAGTGTCGAGCAGCTGGAAGCTCTTGGGGGATATTTCACTGACTTCGGGGCAGGCAGTCGTTTGCTCATTACATCTCAGAATCAACAAATTCTAAGAGTGGCGAACGTTGATGAAATGTACGAGGTAAGGAGTCTTCCTCAAGAACATGCCATGGAGTTATTCAAATTCCACGCGTTCCCTAATTCCAGCTGTACAGATCCAGAGCTACTAACCCTAAGCATCAATATTGTTAATGCTTGTGATGGCCATCCTCTTGCACTCCACCTTCTTGGAAAAACCCTTGTTGGTGAAGACGATAGAGATGTGTGGAAAGACATGGCAGACAAGTTAAGGGATGAGCCTTGTATGCAAAAGAAACTCAGAGCCTCCTACGATACCCTTGACCCCAATGAAAAGGAGATGTTTCTAGATGTTGCTTGTCTTTTTACAGGGCAGGACAAGGACATTGCTATGATCTTTTGGGCAGAACTGAATCGGAGTGTTCATGCTTCTCTCAGACATCTCTTGCAAAAGTCTTTGGTCAACTTGGGTTCTAGTAACGACTTACTGATGCATCGGTGCCTCCAAGATTTGGGAACTACTGTAGCAAATGAAATATCTACAGATCCCCATAAACGCACAAGACTATTCGATGAGGACGATGTGCACCATATGTTACGCCGACACTGG GAAAAGGCCAAGAAAGTTCGTTATCTTCGCTACGAGCCCAAGGAAAGGAAGACAGTGAAGGCGGACATGTTCATGCCGCTGTACAACTTGAGGCTGCTTTGGCTTGCAAATGTTGAGATTAAGGGACACTTTCCTCAGGCACGCTACTTTGACGAATTGAGATGGCTAAGATTGACAAGATGTTCATTAACATGGCTACCTCCGGGACTGAACCTGAACAAGCTTGTTATTCTGGAGGTGACCGATAGTCAGATAACTCATCTCTGGGACGAAAAAACAGAAGAATATTCAAAC ATATGGCCGGAGAAACTTAACGTGCTTATTTTGAGAGAATGCGGGTCCCTGGAAACACTTCCTGCTACAATAATCTATACCCAGTTGCAGATTCTGGACTTGCACAATTGCCATTCACTGAAAAGCCTGCCCAATAATTTGGGAAGCTTCCACAGCTTAGTTTCTCTCAACATGAAAGGCTGTGATACTGTTTCTTGTTTGCCTGAGGATTTCGGTATGCTTTCAAGTCTGCAAGAATTGGATCTATCTTGGTGTAAGAATTTACGCAACCTTCCTGCTAGTTTTGGCAATTTGACTCGGTTGGAAAAACTAGAAATCCACCACAATTCAAATCTTAGAGAGCTACCGGTCACCATTGGTCGGCTAGAAAGTTTGGCGTATCTGGATGCCGGCTACTGCCAACTGTGTGAAAATGGACTCCCAGCCGGACTATTCGAATTGTCTTCGTTAAGAATCATCCATTTTGAGCATAATAGATTTCGCAGCCTTCCCGGCAGCTTCCAAAACTTGAGTGGACTATGGGAACTGCATTTGGACGGGTGCAGCGAGCTTTCGGAATTGAGAGCGGTCCCACCATCACTGGAGATGCTGTATGCGCGTGACTGTATGCAATTGCAGAGCTTATGCTGCTTGTCTGGACTGAAAAGTCTGTGTAGATTAGACGTAAGCAGGTCATGTCATTTGAGGGCTCTGCCTGGATTGGAATCTTTGCAAGGATTGACAACATTGAAATTGGTGGGATGTAAAAATATTTCCAGCGCAACACTTGGTAGCTGCTTGGCTGGTCTCAAGTCCTTGGAGAGTATCTTCATTGCGGGCCCCGGAGTCACCTCAAAGCAATTACTTTCCTTCTACGAGACCATCAAG
- the LOC131064855 gene encoding disease resistance protein RPV1 isoform X1 has product MFPAAASSPANPSFPFTHLKIHDVYLSFCDPDIICQRFATRLCSALVEAGIFTRLQRKFTDDGPSYQRIRESRICIPILSPKFIQSQSFLNEVCFMVNSRVKIFPLFYHVLPSDVRHPERIPSAQDFVQHRNSEIIGALENVPDICGWSQNQYSSDSNLIEDVVTVVVKFLESAKVHLDTPKCFGLDWRVEHVRRLLNVADHQKKIVKVGIHGMGGMGKTTLAKVVCKQVFCSQFEVHCFVLGVGERCQLENGLVKLQNRMLKDVSQVRVEVDHIDRGKYLLQECLRGKRVLLLLDDIQSVEQLEALGGYFTDFGAGSRLLITSQNQQILRVANVDEMYEVRSLPQEHAMELFKFHAFPNSSCTDPELLTLSINIVNACDGHPLALHLLGKTLVGEDDRDVWKDMADKLRDEPCMQKKLRASYDTLDPNEKEMFLDVACLFTGQDKDIAMIFWAELNRSVHASLRHLLQKSLVNLGSSNDLLMHRCLQDLGTTVANEISTDPHKRTRLFDEDDVHHMLRRHWEKAKKVRYLRYEPKERKTVKADMFMPLYNLRLLWLANVEIKGHFPQARYFDELRWLRLTRCSLTWLPPGLNLNKLVILEVTDSQITHLWDEKTEEYSNIWPEKLNVLILRECGSLETLPATIIYTQLQILDLHNCHSLKSLPNNLGSFHSLVSLNMKGCDTVSCLPEDFGMLSSLQELDLSWCKNLRNLPASFGNLTRLEKLEIHHNSNLRELPVTIGRLESLAYLDAGYCQLCENGLPAGLFELSSLRIIHFEHNRFRSLPGSFQNLSGLWELHLDGCSELSELRAVPPSLEMLYARDCMQLQSLCCLSGLKSLCRLDVSRSCHLRALPGLESLQGLTTLKLVGCKNISSATLGSCLAGLKSLESIFIAGPGVTSKQLLSFYETIKGISFESQCLMPRRAKSYNWLQAEPPSTCIWQGISFESQCLMPRRAKSYNWLQAEPNGQNRDENNYFEYCAAESEISYCAGYIVCFLSLGQVFDCEGRNRLRYSIERNQNLRACEMIHPDIDCGREDVLEVRVVRVEGDFDFNWLGMGDKLKVSAGSDHEDWKACFKFLMYDPDPLDVIYPCVEKNPPHTITFGQS; this is encoded by the exons ATGTTCCCTGCTGCCGCTTCTTCCCCCGCCAATCCCTCTTTTCCATTCACTCATCTCAAAATACATGACGTTTACTTAAGCTTTTGTGACCCTGACATCATCTGCCAAAGGTTTGCTACCAGACTGTGCTCTGCTCTTGTTGAAGCAGGCATTTTCACCCGGTTACAAAGAAAATTTACAGATGACGGCCCTTCTTATCAACGCATCCGAGAAAGTAGGATCTGCATTCCCATTTTGTCCCCAAAATTTATCCAGTCACAGTCGTTTTTGAATGAAGTGTGTTTTATGGTTAATTCCAGGGTCAAAATTTTTCCTCTGTTTTATCATGTTTTGCCTTCAGACGTTCGCCACCCGGAGAGAATTCCATCTGCACAAGATTTCGTGCAACATCGAAACAGCGAGATAATCGGAGCATTAGAGAATGTTCCCGATATCTGTGGATGGTCTCAGAATCAATATTCTTC GGACAGCAATTTGATTGAAGATGTAGTGACGGTGGTGGTGAAATTCTTAGAGTCAGCTAAGGTTCATTTGGATACTCCGAAATGCTTTGGTTTAGACTGGCGCGTGGAGCATGTCAGGAGATTACTGAACGTAGCAGATCATCAGAAGAAGATTGTGAAAGTGGGTATACATGGCATGGGAGGGATGGGTAAAACCACCCTGGCAAAGGTTGTTTGCAAACAAGTCTTCTGCAGTCAGTTTGAAGTGCATTGTTTTGTTCTGGGTGTTGGAGAAAGATGTCAACTGGAAAACGGGCTCGTCAAGCTGCAAAACCGTATGCTCAAAGATGTTTCCCAAGTCAGAGTCGAAGTAGATCATATTGATCGAGGTAAATATCTGCTACAAGAGTGTCTCAGGGGTAAGAGAGTTCTCCTCCTCCTTGATGACATTCAAAGTGTCGAGCAGCTGGAAGCTCTTGGGGGATATTTCACTGACTTCGGGGCAGGCAGTCGTTTGCTCATTACATCTCAGAATCAACAAATTCTAAGAGTGGCGAACGTTGATGAAATGTACGAGGTAAGGAGTCTTCCTCAAGAACATGCCATGGAGTTATTCAAATTCCACGCGTTCCCTAATTCCAGCTGTACAGATCCAGAGCTACTAACCCTAAGCATCAATATTGTTAATGCTTGTGATGGCCATCCTCTTGCACTCCACCTTCTTGGAAAAACCCTTGTTGGTGAAGACGATAGAGATGTGTGGAAAGACATGGCAGACAAGTTAAGGGATGAGCCTTGTATGCAAAAGAAACTCAGAGCCTCCTACGATACCCTTGACCCCAATGAAAAGGAGATGTTTCTAGATGTTGCTTGTCTTTTTACAGGGCAGGACAAGGACATTGCTATGATCTTTTGGGCAGAACTGAATCGGAGTGTTCATGCTTCTCTCAGACATCTCTTGCAAAAGTCTTTGGTCAACTTGGGTTCTAGTAACGACTTACTGATGCATCGGTGCCTCCAAGATTTGGGAACTACTGTAGCAAATGAAATATCTACAGATCCCCATAAACGCACAAGACTATTCGATGAGGACGATGTGCACCATATGTTACGCCGACACTGG GAAAAGGCCAAGAAAGTTCGTTATCTTCGCTACGAGCCCAAGGAAAGGAAGACAGTGAAGGCGGACATGTTCATGCCGCTGTACAACTTGAGGCTGCTTTGGCTTGCAAATGTTGAGATTAAGGGACACTTTCCTCAGGCACGCTACTTTGACGAATTGAGATGGCTAAGATTGACAAGATGTTCATTAACATGGCTACCTCCGGGACTGAACCTGAACAAGCTTGTTATTCTGGAGGTGACCGATAGTCAGATAACTCATCTCTGGGACGAAAAAACAGAAGAATATTCAAAC ATATGGCCGGAGAAACTTAACGTGCTTATTTTGAGAGAATGCGGGTCCCTGGAAACACTTCCTGCTACAATAATCTATACCCAGTTGCAGATTCTGGACTTGCACAATTGCCATTCACTGAAAAGCCTGCCCAATAATTTGGGAAGCTTCCACAGCTTAGTTTCTCTCAACATGAAAGGCTGTGATACTGTTTCTTGTTTGCCTGAGGATTTCGGTATGCTTTCAAGTCTGCAAGAATTGGATCTATCTTGGTGTAAGAATTTACGCAACCTTCCTGCTAGTTTTGGCAATTTGACTCGGTTGGAAAAACTAGAAATCCACCACAATTCAAATCTTAGAGAGCTACCGGTCACCATTGGTCGGCTAGAAAGTTTGGCGTATCTGGATGCCGGCTACTGCCAACTGTGTGAAAATGGACTCCCAGCCGGACTATTCGAATTGTCTTCGTTAAGAATCATCCATTTTGAGCATAATAGATTTCGCAGCCTTCCCGGCAGCTTCCAAAACTTGAGTGGACTATGGGAACTGCATTTGGACGGGTGCAGCGAGCTTTCGGAATTGAGAGCGGTCCCACCATCACTGGAGATGCTGTATGCGCGTGACTGTATGCAATTGCAGAGCTTATGCTGCTTGTCTGGACTGAAAAGTCTGTGTAGATTAGACGTAAGCAGGTCATGTCATTTGAGGGCTCTGCCTGGATTGGAATCTTTGCAAGGATTGACAACATTGAAATTGGTGGGATGTAAAAATATTTCCAGCGCAACACTTGGTAGCTGCTTGGCTGGTCTCAAGTCCTTGGAGAGTATCTTCATTGCGGGCCCCGGAGTCACCTCAAAGCAATTACTTTCCTTCTACGAGACCATCAAG GGCATCTCTTTCGAGAGTCAATGTCTGATGCCTAGAAGAGCCAAGTCGTACAATTGGCTGCAGGCCGAGCCACCATCAACATGTATTTGGCAGGGCATCTCTTTCGAGAGTCAATGTCTGATGCCTAGAAGAGCCAAGTCGTACAATTGGCTGCAGGCCGAGCCGAATGGGCAGAACCGGgatgaaaataattattttgaatactGTGCTGCTGAGAGTGAGATTAGCTACTGTGCGGGATATATTGTTTGTTTTCTTTCGCTTGGCCAAGTCTTTGACTGCGAAGGCAGGAACAGGCTGCGCTACAGCATTGAAAGGAATCAGAATTTACGTGCATGTGAAATGATCCACCCGGACATAGATTGTGGAAGGGAAGATGTGCTGGAAGTACGTGTTGTGAGAGTGGAGGGCGATTTTGACTTCAATTGGCTGGGGATGGGAGACAAACTGAAAGTGAGTGCGGGCTCTGATCATGAGGATTGGAAGGCGTGCTTCAAATTTTTGATGTATGATCCTGATCCTCTCGATGTAATTTATCCGTGTGTAGAAAAAAACCCTCCTCATACAATAACCTTTGGCCAGTCTTAA